In the genome of Rhodoplanes sp. Z2-YC6860, one region contains:
- a CDS encoding ArsR/SmtB family transcription factor, whose product MTGAAHRSILSVMAKFSTDLDRTFSALADPTRRAIVSRLCDGPKSVSELSEPFELALPSLLKHLRALEQSGLISSEKIGRVRTCRIEPRALHATEAWIRQHISAWEKRLDRMEAHIERMKRKLRP is encoded by the coding sequence TTGACCGGTGCCGCGCACCGCTCAATACTTTCCGTCATGGCTAAGTTTTCAACCGATCTGGATCGAACCTTTTCCGCGCTCGCAGATCCGACCCGGCGGGCGATCGTCAGCCGTCTGTGCGATGGACCGAAATCCGTCAGCGAGCTTTCCGAGCCGTTCGAATTGGCTCTGCCGTCGCTGCTCAAGCATTTGCGCGCGCTCGAGCAGAGCGGCCTCATCAGCTCGGAGAAAATCGGGCGCGTTCGAACCTGCAGGATCGAGCCGCGCGCCCTTCATGCGACCGAAGCGTGGATACGCCAGCACATTTCCGCCTGGGAGAAACGCCTCGACCGCATGGAAGCCCACATCGAACGCATGAAGAGAAAGTTGAGACCATGA
- a CDS encoding SRPBCC family protein encodes MSGSFKDSDSAWRDWPLDREIVLSRVIDAPRSLVYAAWTDPDQIQEWFGPEGMAIETKEIDLKPGGVWRFDMVVAGGPRYSNRMVFLRMEAPALIEVEHGSDQDNDPGRFRMLVTFEEQSNGKTVLTLRQMHPSKERRDAGIGFGAVEYGGQTLEKLARHVAKLRGQ; translated from the coding sequence ATGAGCGGCTCATTCAAGGATTCCGATTCCGCCTGGCGCGACTGGCCTCTCGATCGCGAGATTGTCCTGAGCCGTGTCATCGACGCGCCGCGCAGCCTGGTTTACGCCGCCTGGACGGACCCCGATCAGATCCAGGAGTGGTTCGGGCCCGAAGGCATGGCGATCGAAACCAAGGAGATCGACCTCAAGCCGGGCGGCGTCTGGCGATTCGACATGGTCGTTGCCGGCGGCCCCCGCTACAGCAACCGGATGGTGTTCCTGCGCATGGAGGCTCCGGCGCTCATCGAGGTCGAGCACGGTTCGGATCAGGACAACGACCCCGGCCGGTTCAGGATGCTCGTCACCTTCGAAGAGCAGAGCAACGGCAAGACCGTCCTCACGCTCCGCCAGATGCATCCGTCCAAGGAGCGGCGCGATGCGGGGATCGGCTTTGGCGCCGTCGAATATGGCGGGCAGACGCTGGAGAAGCTGGCTCGCCACGTTGCGAAGCTCAGGGGCCAGTGA
- a CDS encoding cold-shock protein codes for MPTGTVKWFNPTKGYGFIQPQGGGKDVFVHISAVERAGLSTLNEGAQVSFDVVANRGKESAENLKVK; via the coding sequence GTGCCCACTGGTACCGTGAAATGGTTCAACCCGACCAAAGGCTACGGGTTCATTCAACCTCAAGGCGGCGGCAAGGACGTGTTCGTTCATATCTCCGCAGTCGAGCGCGCTGGTCTCAGCACGCTCAACGAAGGCGCGCAGGTTTCGTTTGACGTGGTTGCGAACCGCGGCAAGGAATCGGCGGAGAACCTCAAGGTGAAGTAA
- a CDS encoding Bug family tripartite tricarboxylate transporter substrate binding protein, which produces MKRIINSLLLAVALSAATLSASTQSARADETYPSKPIRIIDAYAPGGSSDLAMRMLIDAFSREIGQTAYIEVKSGGSGLVGMTAFLNSPPDGYTLFITSNALMVVIPAVRSVPYDPEKDLVPLGLIWHTPQVFATKPELKVKSLPDFLAYAKAHPNGVTLGSAGVGTVTHLSIELLKRETGIPITHVPFRSTSTSLTAVIGNQVDGLFGDVTMLTPYASSHQVNALAITGAERSRLLPELPTAAEGGLPSLGTTSWFGLVASPQTPALIIEKLKAALARALADPAYQASVTAKGLRVGHWDAASFAQLIRDERKKWTPVVREAGIKIE; this is translated from the coding sequence TTGAAGCGCATCATCAATTCGCTGCTGTTGGCCGTGGCGCTGTCGGCGGCCACGCTGTCAGCAAGCACACAGTCGGCGCGCGCCGACGAGACCTATCCCTCGAAGCCGATTCGCATCATCGACGCCTATGCGCCCGGCGGGTCGAGCGACCTCGCCATGCGCATGCTGATCGACGCGTTCAGCCGGGAGATCGGGCAGACCGCCTACATCGAGGTCAAGTCCGGCGGCAGCGGCCTGGTCGGCATGACCGCTTTCCTGAACTCTCCTCCGGACGGCTACACGCTGTTCATCACCAGCAATGCGCTGATGGTCGTGATCCCTGCCGTCAGGAGCGTGCCTTACGATCCCGAGAAGGACCTGGTGCCGCTCGGCCTGATCTGGCACACGCCGCAGGTCTTCGCCACGAAGCCCGAACTCAAGGTGAAGTCGCTCCCCGATTTCCTGGCTTACGCGAAGGCGCATCCGAACGGCGTGACGCTCGGCTCCGCGGGTGTCGGCACCGTGACGCATCTGTCGATCGAGCTGTTGAAGCGCGAGACCGGAATCCCGATCACCCACGTGCCGTTTCGCAGCACGAGCACCTCGCTGACAGCCGTGATCGGAAACCAGGTCGACGGCCTGTTCGGCGATGTCACCATGCTGACGCCCTATGCGTCGTCACACCAGGTGAATGCGCTGGCGATCACCGGCGCTGAGCGTTCGCGTCTGCTGCCGGAGCTTCCGACCGCCGCTGAAGGCGGATTGCCGAGCCTCGGCACCACGAGCTGGTTCGGCCTCGTCGCCTCCCCGCAGACGCCGGCGCTGATCATCGAGAAGCTCAAGGCTGCGCTGGCCAGGGCCTTGGCCGATCCCGCGTATCAGGCGAGCGTCACGGCCAAGGGGCTCCGTGTCGGCCATTGGGATGCGGCGTCGTTCGCGCAGCTCATCCGCGACGAACGCAAGAAGTGGACGCCCGTGGTCCGCGAGGCGGGCATCAAGATCGAATGA
- a CDS encoding isochorismatase family protein, which translates to MHRVSIPDYILERVVARRGTVTLFERLAARNTALLAIDMQNAFMQQGMASYLPGATDLVPNINKLAAALRRAGGRVVWIRHTADPSWDVYARFSKPEQRQAALASYTPGHIGHAIHASLAVEPDDLTIDKRRFSALIQGSSDLDIRLRRMGVDTVVIAGVVTNSCCECTARDAMMLNYKTVFVSDANGARTDEEHNATLGNILRLFGDVATTDEVIARLG; encoded by the coding sequence ATGCACCGGGTGTCGATACCGGACTATATCCTCGAGCGGGTCGTGGCCCGCCGCGGGACCGTCACGCTGTTCGAGCGGCTGGCCGCGCGCAACACCGCGCTGCTCGCGATCGACATGCAGAACGCATTCATGCAGCAGGGCATGGCGTCGTATCTGCCGGGTGCGACCGATCTGGTGCCGAACATCAACAAGCTCGCGGCGGCGCTGCGGCGTGCCGGCGGGCGCGTGGTGTGGATCAGGCACACCGCCGATCCGTCATGGGACGTGTACGCCCGCTTCTCGAAACCGGAGCAGCGGCAGGCCGCCCTCGCCTCGTACACGCCCGGGCATATCGGTCACGCCATCCATGCGAGTCTTGCGGTCGAGCCGGACGACCTGACGATCGACAAGCGACGCTTCAGCGCGCTGATCCAGGGGTCGTCCGATCTCGACATCAGGCTTCGCCGGATGGGTGTCGATACGGTCGTGATCGCCGGCGTCGTGACCAACAGCTGCTGCGAATGCACCGCGCGCGACGCCATGATGCTGAACTACAAGACGGTGTTCGTGTCTGACGCCAACGGCGCCCGCACCGACGAAGAGCACAACGCGACGCTCGGCAACATCCTTCGGCTGTTCGGCGACGTGGCAACGACCGACGAGGTCATCGCGCGGCTGGGGTGA
- a CDS encoding Flp family type IVb pilin has translation MSKVLNRFIADESGATAIEYGLIAAGISVVIITIVQGVGSKLVTTFTSVQTGLSTP, from the coding sequence ATGTCAAAAGTGCTCAATCGCTTCATCGCCGACGAATCCGGCGCCACCGCCATCGAATACGGCCTGATCGCCGCTGGCATTTCGGTGGTGATCATCACCATCGTGCAGGGCGTCGGCAGCAAGCTCGTCACCACCTTCACGTCCGTTCAGACCGGGCTCTCTACCCCGTAG
- a CDS encoding pilus assembly protein N-terminal domain-containing protein, which yields MKSWGVAAGAAFLSVVFAGELFASDPIRLVLAQDQIVALPQNTATVVLGNPLIANIAIVPRGHGVLTAKGYGATNLIFIDRKGNVLDERVIEVRAPDDLLVVHCAVPRETFVCQTNCQPRKILGDTSCSAGGSTAASTTSAASANRGAAAKVQQAQGGPCETPDDTAADGSRCGGRAASEKEGGEE from the coding sequence ATGAAGTCATGGGGCGTTGCGGCGGGGGCAGCCTTTCTGTCTGTGGTTTTTGCCGGCGAGCTGTTCGCATCCGATCCCATCCGATTGGTGCTGGCGCAGGATCAGATTGTCGCGTTACCGCAGAACACCGCCACCGTGGTCCTGGGCAACCCGCTGATTGCGAACATCGCTATCGTACCTCGGGGCCATGGCGTCCTCACCGCCAAAGGCTATGGCGCTACCAATTTGATCTTCATCGACCGCAAAGGAAATGTGCTCGACGAGCGTGTGATCGAGGTGCGGGCTCCGGATGATCTGCTTGTCGTCCACTGTGCCGTGCCGCGCGAGACCTTTGTATGCCAAACCAATTGTCAGCCGCGAAAGATCCTCGGCGACACGAGTTGTTCGGCCGGCGGCTCCACGGCCGCCTCCACCACATCCGCCGCGTCAGCGAACAGAGGCGCTGCAGCCAAGGTTCAGCAGGCTCAAGGGGGACCGTGCGAGACTCCGGATGACACGGCAGCGGACGGCTCCCGGTGCGGAGGCCGTGCTGCCAGTGAAAAAGAAGGCGGCGAAGAATAG